Proteins from a single region of Hordeum vulgare subsp. vulgare chromosome 6H, MorexV3_pseudomolecules_assembly, whole genome shotgun sequence:
- the LOC123404564 gene encoding pectinesterase inhibitor 8-like, translated as MKPPTARLLAAAALATVLALASGVVDATVVTTCKAAAGSDGRVDFNFCVSELGKHHDSPSADTWGLAKVAALTGVVDADNAVYDIKDLLAKHGTDARAQAALGQCQELYDSMGLAFAEAQDDINNRDYAAGKEKAGEAASLAHRCDDAFAQAGVPSPVTQHSSYSVQIAVVCTAITNLIQ; from the coding sequence ATGAAGCCACCCACGGCTCGTCTTCTCGCCGCCGCAGCGCTGGCTACCGTCCTCGCGCTGGCGAGCGGGGTCGTCGACGCAACGGTGGTGACGACTTGCAAGGCGGCGGCCGGCAGCGACGGTCGCGTGGACTTCAACTTCTGCGTGTCGGAGCTGGGCAAGCACCACGACAGCCCCAGCGCGGACACCTGGGGCCTGGCCAAGGTGGCAGCCCTCACCGGCGTCGTCGACGCCGACAACGCGGTCTACGACATCAAGGACCTGCTGGCCAAGCACGGCACGGACGCCAGGGCGCAGGCGGCGCTGGGGCAGTGCCAGGAGCTGTACGACAGCATGGGGCTCGCCTTCGCCGAAGCGCAGGACGACATAAACAACCGCGACTACGCCGCCGGGAAGGAGAAGGCCGGGGAAGCCGCGTCCTTGGCGCACCGGTGCGATGACGCCTTCGCCCAGGCCGGTGTCCCGTCGCCGGTCACGCAGCACAGCTCCTACTCCGTGCAGATAGCGGTTGTCTGTACGGCTATTACCAACCTCATCCAGTGA